A single region of the Saprospiraceae bacterium genome encodes:
- a CDS encoding DMT family transporter yields the protein MKTISLSIGLKQQLVAVFLVFLGAILFSTKAIMVKLAYRYGVDSISLLALRMLFSLPLYLLIAGYDKGKQGQNRAPLSRQTWLYTLGLGVLGYYLASLFDFLGLQYVSAGMERLLLFLYPTIVVILSSLLFKEKVSHSKILALLLTYLGVSIAFAQNINQAKDNNLWLGAGLILLSAFTYAVYLLGSGRFLQRVGTLRFTSLAMIGACTAVLVHHGIVKQWQLFNFATPVYYYGMVMAVFATVVPSFLISEGIRLIGASNASVIGSIGPISTIILAYIFLGESFGFWQWIGTFLVIGGVLIISLQKKA from the coding sequence ATGAAAACAATTAGCTTGTCAATCGGGTTAAAACAACAATTAGTAGCGGTTTTCCTGGTCTTTCTGGGTGCTATTTTATTTTCGACCAAAGCCATCATGGTGAAATTAGCCTATCGTTATGGCGTGGACTCCATTTCCTTGCTGGCCCTAAGGATGTTATTTTCGCTACCGCTGTATTTGTTGATCGCCGGATATGACAAAGGCAAGCAAGGCCAAAATCGGGCACCCTTGTCTCGCCAAACCTGGTTGTATACCCTGGGCTTAGGGGTGTTGGGATATTACCTGGCTAGTCTTTTCGATTTTTTAGGCCTCCAATATGTTTCTGCCGGGATGGAGCGCTTGTTGTTGTTTTTATATCCGACCATTGTCGTTATACTTTCCAGCCTACTATTCAAAGAAAAAGTTAGCCACTCAAAAATTTTAGCCTTGCTGCTAACTTACCTCGGTGTTTCCATTGCTTTTGCCCAAAATATCAACCAAGCAAAAGACAACAATTTGTGGCTAGGCGCGGGACTGATCTTACTGAGTGCTTTCACCTACGCTGTGTACTTACTGGGTAGTGGCCGTTTTTTGCAGCGAGTGGGCACCTTGCGATTCACCTCGCTGGCCATGATTGGCGCTTGTACGGCTGTCCTGGTTCATCATGGGATAGTAAAACAATGGCAACTTTTTAATTTTGCTACCCCTGTGTATTATTACGGTATGGTAATGGCCGTATTCGCTACGGTTGTCCCTTCCTTTTTAATCTCAGAAGGCATACGATTAATAGGTGCCTCCAATGCATCAGTCATAGGCAGCATAGGGCCTATTTCGACCATTATTTTGGCTTATATTTTTTTAGGAGAATCTTTTGGTTTTTGGCAATGGATCGGCACTTTTTTGGTGATCGGAGGCGTACTGATCATCAGTTTGCAAAAGAAGGCTTAA
- a CDS encoding winged helix-turn-helix domain-containing protein, translated as MKENLETEIIKGEGWTFNTQVGTLSNDTSELILEPRLARLFHNLLLMQGEIAKKEKLFTQVWPDTMVNEESLHRAISDLRRKLAEWPGSVFSIETIPRVGYRLLQPAPKAQPFLTKLLKAGLYLFLAILALVILIRAAQY; from the coding sequence ATGAAAGAGAATCTAGAGACGGAAATAATAAAAGGAGAAGGTTGGACATTCAATACACAGGTTGGGACATTATCAAATGATACGTCCGAATTGATATTAGAGCCTCGACTAGCAAGGTTATTTCATAACTTACTCTTGATGCAAGGAGAGATTGCTAAAAAAGAAAAACTGTTTACTCAAGTTTGGCCAGATACGATGGTGAATGAGGAGTCTCTTCACCGTGCTATCTCAGACTTGCGAAGAAAATTAGCGGAATGGCCAGGAAGTGTTTTTAGTATTGAAACGATCCCAAGGGTAGGGTATCGCTTGCTACAACCAGCCCCAAAAGCCCAACCTTTCTTGACAAAACTCCTCAAGGCAGGCCTATATCTCTTTTTAGCTATTTTGGCTTTAGTTATACTTATCCGTGCAGCACAGTATTAG
- the bshA gene encoding N-acetyl-alpha-D-glucosaminyl L-malate synthase BshA: MKIGIVCYPTYGGSGVIATELGIGLAKRGHEIHFITYKRPARLVTFQENVFYHEVSGEDYPLFEYAPYETALASKLVDVVKFEKLDLLHVHYAIPHAAVAYMAKKILLSEGKYVPVVTTLHGTDITLVGTNKAFAPVVAFSINKSDGVTAVSESLKKQTLEYFNIENEIKVIYNFIDLERFKRIDKDHFKKAIAPNGERIIVHTSNFRKVKRIEDVIYVFKEVYQEIPSKLLLIGDGPERYHLEELCRKIGLCHEIRFLGKQDAVEELLAIADLFIIPSEKESFGLSALEAMACEVPVISTDVGGLPEVNIHGKTGFLSKVGDVQSMAKHAINILSHDDVLAKFRKNALEQAQRFDIHEILPQYEAYYESVLKTAVY; encoded by the coding sequence ATGAAGATTGGAATCGTCTGTTATCCAACTTACGGCGGTAGTGGAGTAATCGCAACAGAACTTGGAATTGGGCTCGCCAAAAGAGGGCATGAAATTCATTTTATCACCTATAAACGGCCTGCCCGCCTGGTCACCTTTCAAGAAAATGTTTTTTATCACGAGGTTTCGGGTGAAGATTATCCCCTTTTTGAATACGCGCCCTATGAGACTGCACTGGCGAGTAAATTGGTGGATGTGGTCAAATTCGAGAAACTAGACCTGCTTCATGTCCACTATGCCATTCCGCATGCTGCAGTAGCTTATATGGCCAAAAAAATATTGCTCTCTGAAGGGAAATACGTACCCGTGGTGACGACCCTGCATGGTACGGATATTACCTTGGTAGGAACAAATAAAGCCTTTGCTCCGGTGGTGGCCTTTTCGATTAATAAATCAGATGGCGTAACCGCCGTTTCCGAAAGTCTAAAAAAACAAACCCTCGAATATTTCAATATTGAAAATGAGATCAAGGTTATTTACAATTTCATCGATCTAGAACGGTTTAAACGAATAGACAAAGACCATTTCAAAAAAGCTATTGCTCCCAATGGAGAGCGAATTATTGTGCATACCTCCAATTTCAGAAAAGTCAAACGGATAGAAGATGTCATCTACGTTTTCAAAGAGGTTTACCAAGAGATTCCGAGTAAACTATTGTTGATTGGAGATGGACCAGAGCGGTATCACCTCGAAGAATTATGCAGGAAAATTGGGCTATGCCACGAAATCCGTTTTTTAGGCAAACAAGATGCCGTGGAAGAGCTTTTAGCCATAGCGGATTTATTCATTATTCCTTCGGAAAAAGAAAGTTTTGGCCTGTCCGCACTGGAGGCCATGGCCTGTGAGGTCCCCGTTATTTCTACCGATGTAGGTGGTTTGCCAGAGGTGAATATTCACGGTAAAACAGGTTTCCTTAGCAAAGTGGGCGATGTGCAATCTATGGCTAAACACGCCATCAATATCCTTAGCCATGATGATGTCCTGGCTAAGTTTCGCAAAAATGCATTGGAGCAAGCCCAACGGTTTGATATACACGAAATTTTGCCTCAGTATGAGGCATATTATGAATCGGTATTAAAAACAGCGGTTTACTAA
- a CDS encoding MerR family transcriptional regulator, which yields MAIYSIKDLEKLSGIKAHTIRIWEQRYGIIVPKRTHTNIRYYEDNDLKLVLNIALLNRNGIKISKIAEMSPEEIAEKVGAISEINFEYGTQLDALTISMIEMDEYKFDRIVGTNIQQIGFERTMLEIIYPFLDKLSLLWLTGSIHPVQENFISYLIRQKIIAAIDKEPLLADSHQKFIIYLPEGERQELSLLFMQYLLKSRRNRVVYLGQEISISDLKDAYDIHKPDFIFTMITETFAKEPVQQYIDRLSETFPDSHLLFSGYQVVRQSVTPRFNTSILKSLDQTLAFLELLGSEAITSNRSN from the coding sequence GTGGCAATATATTCAATCAAAGATTTAGAAAAGCTCTCGGGAATAAAAGCGCATACCATTAGGATATGGGAACAGCGTTATGGAATTATTGTACCTAAAAGAACCCATACCAATATTAGGTATTACGAAGATAATGACCTAAAACTCGTTTTGAATATTGCCCTTTTAAATCGCAATGGCATCAAGATTTCCAAAATTGCTGAAATGTCACCCGAGGAGATTGCAGAAAAAGTTGGCGCTATTTCTGAAATCAATTTCGAATACGGCACACAGCTAGATGCGCTTACCATCTCGATGATTGAAATGGATGAATACAAATTCGATCGCATCGTTGGCACCAATATCCAGCAGATTGGGTTCGAACGAACCATGTTGGAAATTATCTACCCTTTCCTCGATAAACTGAGTTTGCTTTGGCTCACTGGCTCTATTCATCCGGTACAAGAAAATTTCATTAGTTACCTGATTCGACAAAAAATCATCGCTGCTATCGATAAAGAACCTTTACTGGCAGATAGTCATCAAAAATTCATTATTTATTTACCAGAAGGTGAACGACAGGAGTTGAGCCTTCTTTTTATGCAATATCTGCTAAAGTCTCGCCGCAACCGCGTGGTTTATTTGGGGCAGGAAATTTCTATTTCGGATCTAAAAGATGCCTATGACATTCATAAACCGGATTTCATTTTCACCATGATTACGGAGACTTTTGCCAAAGAACCCGTTCAACAATATATTGATCGCCTTTCGGAAACTTTCCCCGATTCACATCTTTTATTTTCTGGTTATCAGGTTGTTAGACAGTCTGTAACACCAAGATTTAATACCTCCATCCTCAAAAGCCTTGACCAGACACTGGCCTTTCTCGAATTGTTAGGCAGTGAAGCCATCACCTCCAATCGCTCAAATTAA
- a CDS encoding T9SS type A sorting domain-containing protein yields MKYLSTLATITFSLMISVTATFGQLPCNYTLGLFDTFGDGWNGASIVVTVAGQSTTYTLNGVSDDGFQRRIPIRVMTGDSIQLEFISGGFDNEVLYGLQDAEENVVFADGPFPTPGLAYAGLAICPSCPAVPAVRIDDVRAYFAEISWDYSDPLGTYVIEYDVAGFTQGTGTARTLRVSGRNWVRIPSLEEKTAYDFYLYTLCANGDTSLVQGPYSFTTLWANDVGIVAITSPKTECGIPSSDSVSVTLANFGGQPQSLIPFNYSINGMPSGVAQPTDGFFTGVLGKDSTFIIPFKDLPNLGGPGEYVITAWTDLEEDSDSLNDTFSIIITNIPIITNYPYFENFEEWGGGWTVEDSSLNASWAYGQPGGTLIDRAAGGNGAWVTNLGGNYNSSELSYLLSPCLDFSSLTSDPTIAFSLQLYTETCCDEAWMEVRTEMDSVWRKVGAVDTGINWYTSTANQWWNGDNVFNGWVIAANTLEGTAGASEVRVRFVFSSDGSIGREGMAIDNVYIFEELNSDLALVSANNTTGGCGAENDLVTVDIFNFGNNTATGFDINYQVNGGTIVTENVGSLAIPSFEQATYNFQQGFNSLAAPSNEVKVWINLPDLQLVNDTIAFNFPRYQTLPFAENYESGQLGGGWRFNSTTNAIAAPGDHNNPTRTLSANLFGGNPTFILTSPLYSPLAANMSFTFDYRYTLWSEGTEPLNLTTDSLLLQISTDCGATFQTLLKINKENHASTAEFTKVGVNLNAYEGQAVQFRIFGVWGGGDYWLDVDNINIRACSAYELSAAVVNASMDGANDGSITITPIGGQAPFSYNWSTGESGAMLSGLVPGTYSVVVADAGGCEQSLDVTVDIGTAVREIEKISALRLAPNPTSGESTLDVTFTSSVDAQVEVFNLYGQRISQQAFLRTNTIHYPIALNAYPGGLYLIRLRVDGQVNTLRLVKAK; encoded by the coding sequence ATGAAGTATCTTTCTACGCTAGCAACTATTACCTTTTCTCTGATGATCAGTGTTACTGCCACATTTGGACAGCTTCCCTGCAATTATACGCTTGGCTTGTTTGACACCTTTGGCGATGGGTGGAATGGCGCCTCAATTGTGGTGACTGTCGCGGGGCAATCAACAACTTATACCTTAAATGGGGTCAGCGACGATGGTTTTCAGAGGCGCATCCCAATTCGGGTAATGACCGGAGATTCCATTCAATTGGAATTCATTTCCGGCGGCTTTGACAACGAAGTACTATATGGCCTACAAGACGCAGAAGAGAACGTGGTTTTTGCCGATGGCCCTTTTCCTACCCCTGGGTTGGCCTATGCGGGGTTAGCCATTTGTCCTAGTTGCCCTGCCGTTCCGGCGGTTCGCATTGACGATGTTAGAGCTTATTTTGCGGAGATTAGCTGGGATTATTCGGATCCATTAGGGACGTATGTTATTGAATACGATGTGGCTGGTTTTACCCAAGGAACTGGGACGGCCAGGACCCTGCGGGTGAGCGGCAGAAACTGGGTCAGGATTCCGAGTCTGGAAGAAAAAACGGCTTACGATTTTTACCTATATACCCTTTGCGCCAATGGCGATACTAGTTTGGTGCAAGGACCCTATTCCTTTACTACCTTATGGGCCAATGATGTGGGGATTGTTGCCATTACTTCTCCCAAAACGGAATGTGGCATTCCTTCAAGTGATTCCGTCAGTGTTACCCTGGCCAATTTTGGCGGACAACCTCAGTCTTTGATCCCTTTTAATTATTCCATCAATGGAATGCCTTCCGGTGTCGCTCAGCCTACAGATGGGTTTTTTACGGGGGTACTCGGAAAAGATAGCACATTTATTATTCCATTCAAGGACTTACCCAATCTTGGCGGCCCCGGAGAATACGTGATTACGGCCTGGACCGACCTGGAGGAAGATAGTGATAGCCTGAATGATACCTTCTCCATTATAATTACGAATATACCCATTATCACGAATTACCCCTATTTTGAAAACTTCGAAGAATGGGGTGGCGGATGGACGGTAGAGGATAGCAGCCTTAATGCATCCTGGGCCTATGGCCAACCTGGAGGCACCTTAATTGACCGGGCAGCCGGCGGGAATGGCGCTTGGGTGACCAACCTTGGCGGGAATTATAACAGTAGCGAATTATCTTATTTGCTTTCTCCATGTTTGGATTTTTCCAGTCTGACTTCGGACCCCACCATCGCTTTTTCCTTGCAGTTGTATACCGAAACCTGCTGTGATGAAGCATGGATGGAAGTTCGCACAGAGATGGATTCTGTTTGGCGAAAAGTAGGGGCCGTAGACACTGGCATCAACTGGTATACCAGTACTGCCAATCAATGGTGGAATGGTGATAATGTATTTAATGGCTGGGTGATTGCTGCCAATACCTTAGAAGGTACGGCCGGTGCCAGTGAGGTGAGGGTGCGATTTGTCTTTTCTTCTGATGGTTCGATTGGACGGGAAGGGATGGCGATAGATAATGTCTATATCTTTGAAGAATTGAACAGTGACCTTGCACTTGTTTCCGCCAATAATACAACTGGAGGTTGTGGTGCAGAAAACGATTTAGTGACAGTTGATATTTTTAATTTCGGAAATAACACAGCTACAGGTTTTGATATAAACTATCAGGTTAACGGCGGAACTATTGTTACAGAAAATGTAGGTTCATTGGCCATTCCATCGTTTGAGCAAGCTACGTATAACTTCCAGCAAGGGTTTAATTCACTGGCAGCGCCCAGCAATGAAGTGAAAGTCTGGATCAATTTACCCGATCTACAACTTGTTAATGATACCATTGCGTTTAATTTCCCTCGATACCAAACCCTGCCTTTTGCAGAGAACTATGAATCTGGCCAACTAGGCGGTGGGTGGCGCTTTAATAGTACCACCAACGCCATTGCGGCTCCGGGAGATCACAATAATCCAACAAGAACCCTTTCCGCCAATTTGTTTGGAGGGAATCCTACCTTCATTTTAACGTCTCCTTTATACAGTCCCTTGGCTGCTAATATGTCTTTTACTTTTGATTATCGTTATACTTTATGGAGTGAAGGTACCGAGCCCTTAAATTTAACGACAGACTCCTTGTTACTTCAAATATCCACGGATTGCGGGGCTACCTTCCAAACCCTGTTGAAAATAAACAAGGAGAACCACGCCTCAACGGCTGAATTCACCAAGGTTGGTGTCAATTTAAATGCCTACGAAGGGCAGGCTGTGCAATTCAGAATATTTGGCGTTTGGGGTGGTGGCGATTATTGGCTGGATGTAGACAATATTAATATTCGTGCCTGTAGTGCATACGAATTGAGTGCAGCGGTGGTCAATGCAAGTATGGATGGCGCTAATGATGGTAGCATTACCATTACCCCGATAGGAGGCCAGGCACCCTTTAGCTACAATTGGTCGACAGGAGAAAGTGGCGCAATGCTTTCCGGCTTGGTGCCTGGTACCTACAGCGTTGTCGTTGCCGATGCCGGTGGTTGCGAGCAAAGCTTGGATGTCACAGTAGATATTGGAACGGCCGTTAGGGAAATTGAAAAAATCAGTGCCCTTCGATTGGCACCCAATCCAACCAGTGGCGAAAGCACGCTTGATGTTACCTTTACCAGCAGTGTAGATGCACAGGTAGAAGTGTTTAACTTATATGGACAGCGCATTAGTCAGCAAGCATTTTTAAGAACGAATACCATTCACTATCCCATTGCGTTGAATGCATATCCAGGCGGGCTGTATTTGATTCGATTAAGGGTGGATGGACAAGTGAATACCCTACGGCTGGTTAAGGCGAAATAA